The Sulfurimonas aquatica genomic sequence TTATATCTTCCAAGGTAAGGACTTTACGCTTATATGGACTGTGTTTTTACCACTCTTTGCTATTTTTATAAACGGCAGTCGTGCAGGTTTAATCATCTCTACTTTATTTTATATGATCATTTTTACTTTAGCATACACGGGCTTAGGTGAGTGGCAAGATGGAATGTGGAATAAAGAGAGTTTCTCGCGTTTAATAGCCGCGAGCATTGGTTTGACTCTTATAACTTACTTTTTTGAAAAAAGTCTTGAAAATGCTTATGAAGCACTCTCTGAAAATAGAAATATAGAACAACAGTATATGCATAAACTTGAAATTACTGCAGTTACTGACCCCTTAACGAAACTTTTTAATCGCCGCCACCTATTAGAACATTTCGATATAAAGTTTAATCATGCTAAAGAGAATCGTACATATTTTGTTATGTTTATTCTTGATTTGGACCATTTTAAAGAGTATAACGACACTTATGGGCATATTGCTGGGGATGAAGCACTCAAAGCAATTGCGCAAGTACTTCAAAATGGAATGAGGCGCGAAGCCGATAGCACTTTTAGACTTGGTGGTGAAGAGTTTTGTGGGCTGTTTATTACCAATGAGATGAGTAAGGTTAATACTACTATTGAAAATATAAGAGAATCTATTGAATTACTTAATATAGAGCATGAAGAAGCTAAAGAAAATACTTTAACTGCTTCATTTGGGGTCTGTGTTATTAACGAATACAAAACAAAAAGTTTTGACAAGATGTATAAGATAGCTGATGATGCACTCTACAAAGCAAAAGAGTGTGGACGTAATTGTGTTATTGGAGCAGATGTAATTAGCACACTTTAATAGTTAAAAGGTATAATCACACTCTTAAAAATAATGAGGAGTTGTTATGCCACTGTCGCGTTTAAATGAAGAACAGTATGCCGCTGCAACTTCTTCTTTTGCTGAAAACCTCATTATCGCTTCTGCTGGAACTGGTAAAACTTCTACTATAGTTGGTCGTATAGGTCACTTAGTCAACAACGGCGTTAAACCAAACGAGATCCTTTTGCTTACCTTTACAAACAAGGCGGCAGCTGAGATGGTGGCTCGCGTGGCAGAGTACTTTGGAAAAGATGTCGCATCAAAAATAGATGCGGGAACCTTTCACGCGGTGAGTTATAGATGGCTAAAAAAACATGATAAAAAAGTTGTTTTAAAACAGCAACGCGAACTCAAAACTCTCTTTAGATCTGTGTTTGAAAAACGCTCATTTGAACGCATAGACGCAGACGTAACGCCATATGGTGGAAATCATCTATATGATCTTTACTCTTTTTATCAAAATACGGAATTAAACAATAATTTTGAAGATTGGGTAAAAGAGAAGTATGAAGACCATGAAGGTTTCGCGCTCATTTATGCCGACGTGGTTGATGAGTTTGAGAGTCTCAAAAAAGAGTATGGTTTTGTAAATTTTAATGACCTTCTTTTGCACTTTCGTGAGATGTGCCAAACTAATGACTTAGGCTACAAAGAAGTTCTCGTAGATGAATACCAAGATACGAACGCTCTTCAAGGAACCCTTATAGACGCCATGAATCCGCCATCGCTCTTCTGCGTTGGCGATTATGACCAGAGCATCTACGCATTTAATGGTGCGGACATAAGCATCATAGGTTCATACACGAAGAAGTTTCCAAACGCCAAAGTTCATACCCTTACTAAGAACTATCGCTCATCAAGACCTATACTCTCACTTGCAACAAAGGTGATAGAGCATAATGAACGCATCTATCCTAAACAGTTGGAAGTAACTCGCGTTGATTCAGCTCAAGCTCCCAAACTTTTAACATATGATGAGCTTTTTGATCAGTACCACGCAATGGCGGCTCAGATAAGAGACTCTCAAACGCCAAGAGAAGAGATAGCCGTTATCTTTCGAAACAACTCTTCAGCAGATGGCATAGAAGTAGGGCTTAGGGAATTAGATATTCCTTGTAAACGCAAGGGTGGGACTAGCTTTTTTGACTCTAGGGAGATAAAAGCGATTTTAGACCTTTATACTCTGCTTGTAAACGAATCAGACATGATGGCGTTTATACATCTCTTTGAATTTGCGCGTGGGATAGGTTCAGCTATGGCTAAAGAACTTTACTTGGCGTTTAAGGCTCTAGGGCAGGGGAGTATGTTTTATGGTTTATACGCTCCAGACGAGTCTTTGAAAAATCCTTTTGAAAAACGTAAGTTAAACCATCAACTAGGTTTGTTTGATGACTTTATAGAACTAGGTGCTGTAGGAAAGTATGCAAAACTAGGTTTTGAAGATAAGTTTATGCGAAACCCTATTTTAAAGCATCCTAGACTTACAAAAGACTCTGCAACTTTTGTTCATAACTTCTACCTTCTCTTTCGTGATTTAAAGGGAGTCAAAAAGCCTCTTGACGTTGTTAAAAAGATTTCTAATTCTGAGTTATACAAATATATATCTGAAGTTTTAGCGACTAAAAGAGCGACACTTAAAGATGGCTCTATAGATGAGAAACAAAAGGCGGAGTCACTCACTCGCATAGAGAGAAAAAAACTTCTACTTCAAGAGTTGTGCAAACCATACTCAGAACATGAACGCTTTTTAAACGCCATGATACTTGGCTCTTCAGACTTAACTCAAGGCGAGGGCGTAAATCTGCTAAGCGTACACGCCTCTAAGGGTCTAGAGTACAAAGAGGTTTACGTAGTCGACCTAATGGATGGACGTTTTCCAAATCGTAAGTTGATGCAAAGAGGTGGAAGTCTTGATGAAGAGAGACGACTCTTTTACGTAGCCGTAACTCGGGCCAAGGATATTTTGTATTTGAGTTATGCAAAGTATGATAAGATAAAAAAACAGAACTTCTTACCATCGCAGTTTCTGTATGAAGCGGGACTCGTTCCAAAAGACGAGGCTTACGAAGCGATGGTTATGAAAGACGCAGATAAAGATGAAGATTAATTTTAAAGGAGTGAGACAATGGTAAATAGAAGAGTAATGGTTATATCGGTAACGGGAGTGGCTTTTGTACTCTCAGTATTGTTGGCATTTGCATATACAAACGCGACAAAAGCAGAAGAAAAAGTTGTAGTTAAAGAGTCGAAAATTCTAAAAAAAGCTATAAATATGCAGGGTATGACTTGTGATGGTTGTGAAGAACTTATAACAAGTGTAGGCTCAAAGATACCAGGCGTGACAAATATAAGCGCGTCTAGTCCAAAACAGCTTACTATAGTAGAGTATAATAACTCTATTACTGATATAGACACTATCATGACCGCAATAGCAAAAACGGGCTATAAAACTTTGAGTGCTGAGGATTTTAATGAGAATCATCTTCCTAAAGTAAAAGAAGAGATTAAAAAAGAGACTAAAGAGATACCATCTACTGTTGGTGAAATGAAATGTGGTGCTGGAAAATGTGGCTCTTCTATGGAGTAGTAGATACTCTTTGTATAAACAGATAAATGATTAAAAGAGAAAAATGCAAACATTAAAACAGTTACAATCAGGTGAGCTAAAAGGTATTAAAGAACTTAAAGTCTCAGAGGAGCTAACTACTTTTCCCCAAGAGATTTTTGACTTAGCTGATACTCTAGAGATACTTGATTTAAGTCATAACAAATTAAAGAGTATCCCAAAAAATATAAGCAGACTGAAAAAACTAAAAATTGCGTTTTTCTCATTTAACGACTTTACTCATGTTCCCGCAGAATTTAAAGAGTGTGAAAATCTTTATATGCTTGGACTTAAATCCAACAAGATAGAGAAGTTTGATGAGGATATCTTGCCAACAACAATAAGTTGGCTCATACTCACTGATAACAGATTGACGTCTCTTCCAAATTCTATAGGCAAACTCACAAAACTTCAAAAATTCCCTTTAGCCGGCAATAGACTTACGGCTTTACCAGAGAGTATGCAAGCGTGTACGAATTTAGAGCTTATGCGTTTATCTGCAAATAACTTTGGAGAACTTCCCTCTTGGTTATTTAAACTTCCTAAACTCTCATGGTTGGCATTTTCTGGTAATCCATGTTCAGTGAGCCATGAGTTGCAATCAAAAGAGATAGCACTCGAAGATATTCAAGTCAAAGAGCTACTAGGTGAGGGTGCTTCGGGAGAGATATATAAAGCTTACTCAAAAGAGTTAGGTAATGAAGTTGCATTGAAACTCTTTAAGGGTGCCGTGACAAGTGATGGATACGCAAAAGATGAGATGAATGCGTATCTACATGTAAAAGAGCATCCAAATCTCATAAAAGTACTAGCGAAGATAAAAGATGAAGAGAAGTTAGGCGTAGTTCTAGAGTATATCAGTTCTGATTATGTAAATCTTGGCAATCCTCCAAACTTTGATACCTGTTCGCGTGATACTTATGAAGATGGAACTCTCTTTGATATAGAGACTATTCGTTCAGTTGTAAGTTCCATAGCCTCAGTGGCTAAACATATGCATGAACATAACCTTATGCATGGAGACCTTTACGCTCATAATATTTTGCTAAATGCCAATAATAGTTGTTACTTAGGTGATTTTGGAGCCGCTAGTTTTTATGAGAATAAGAATAATATGCATGAAAAGTTAGAAGTAAGAGCCTTTGGCTGCCTTTTAGAAGAGCTGCTTTTAAGAAGTAGCTCTAAAGAGTGCAGCAGTTTTAAAATGCTTGATGATTTAAAAGATAAGTGCATGAGTGAAGACGTAGATAGTAGACCTCTTTTTAAAGAGATGCAGATTTATGAGGAGTATATATTATGAGTGAGTACAAAGATCAGTTTTTAAAGATAGGAGTAGGAATTATTTTTGGGTTGATTGCATATATGCTAGCCTCACTTATATTTAATACTACTCAAGCAATGCTATTAGGTCTTATTACTCTCTTAGTAGTGCTATGGACAAACGAAGCGCTCCCTTTAGGTGTTGTCTCACTACTTCCCATTGTACTCTTTCCAATGTTTGACATTATAGATACAAAAGCAACTGCTATAAATTATGCAAATCCCATTATCTATCTTTTCTTAGGTGGATTTATGCTTGCTATTGGCGTTGAAAAAACAAAGTTGCATATTTATATAGCGGACAAAATGTTAGACATCTTTCCTTCCACACCAAGAGGCATGATATTTTCATTTGCTCTAACTGCGGGACTACTCAGTTCAATCCTCTCAAATACCACAACAACTCTTCTTTTAATCTCCATAGCACTCTTTATAACGGAAGATGTAAAGTTAAAGATGCGATTTGCTTTAGCGGTAGCTTATGGAGCAAGCATAGGGGGAATTTTAACGCCCATAGGAACTGCTCCAAATATGATTCTTTTAGGAATTATGCAAGAGCATAACTTAGAGACTATCGCTTTTTTTCAGTGGATATGGATGACTCTTCCCCTTGTACTTATCATGCTTACTAGTGTGACATTTCTACTCTCTTTGGGGCTTGAGAAAAAACAGATACCAAGAGAGCAGAGTTCACATACTCTAGATAAAAAACAGAAGAAAGTTCTTTTTCTACTTGCATCATTAGGAATATTACTATTGATAAATGCACAGATAAAACCATATTGGAGCGGTCTTGGCCTAAATGAGAGTGGAATTCTTCTTAGTTTTGGACTGCTACTTTTTATGCCACCCTTTAATATTTTAGAGTGGAAGAGCGATAATATTAAAATTCCATATGAGATTATTTTTCTTTTTGGTGCCGGTTTTTCCATTGCAATAGCATTTGAAACTATAGGCTTGGCTGATGAGGTTGCGTCTTATCTTTTAAGTATTACTCATTTGCCACCTATTATTTTGCTCTTTAGCGTGGCATTTCTAATTACTTTTACAACAGAGATAACATCAAATACGGCATTAACATCCATAATGCTTCCTGTAATTTACTCAGTTGCGCAACAAGCGGGGATAAATATGACACTCTTTATGATGGTAGCGGCTATCTGTGCTAGTTACGCATTTATGTTGCCAATAGCCACGCCTCCAAACGCCATTGCTATGAGTAGTGGAGTTGTGCACGTAAAAGATATGATTCGTTATGGGGTTGTACTTAACCTTCTTGGTATCTTTTTTATTGTTATGATAGGAGAGTATTTTTGGAGAATTGTTTTATAGCAAAACTATTATCTTCATATTAGAAAAGTTTTGTTAAAATTTGTAAATTATACAAGGTTGAGAGATGATAGTTCATATAGTAATGTTTAAGTTTCAAAAAGAGGATATGGCGTTAAATATCGCAAAAGTAAAGCATAAGTTAGAAAAGCTTGAGCAGTTAATTCCTGAGTTGAAGTCTATAGAAGTGGGTGTGAATTTTGACGAATCAGATCGTGCGTTTGATCTCTCTTTATACTCAACGTTTGAAACTCAAGAAGATTTGGAAATCTATGCGGGACATGAAGAACACCTTAAAGTTGTAGAACTTATAAAGAGTGTAACATTAGAGTCTAAAGTCGTAGATTATGTTTTAGACTATGCTTCAGAGTAGGGTTATAAAACCCTTCTCATATTAAAACTTTACATTTTCGTATCTATCATAGAGCCACTCCGCTACAGCTTGTTTTTCATCTTCGTTTATTTTACCTTTGAGTGATGGCATTGTTCCAAATTTCTCAATCGCTCCACTGTTACACATGCTATTGTCAAGATTTGGATTGATTATATAATCTTTTACAAAAAGTATAAAAAGATAGCGATTTACATCCTCTTCTTCATCAGTTGTTTGTATGTTCTCTTTTAAGCGATTAGAGACTTCAACCATTGGTGGAGCCACAAGAGTGTTTATATGGGCTAGGGCATACTCAGAAGTCATCATCTCTGCATGACAAGATTGACATTTATTTTTAAAAACCTCATATCCATCAGTTGCAAAAAGTGTTGAACCAAGGAGTAGAGTAGTTAGTAGTATATTTTTCATAATATAGGCTTCCTTTTTTTATATATTAAAGTATACAGATCGTCTGTTAAGAGAGTGTTAATAGTCTCTTTGTGACGAAAAAATAAAATAAAAAAAAGACTTAATCAGAAATATTAGCTCTCAGATAATACAAATAGCTAAATTTTAAATGATATAATCTTATAACAATTATAAATAAGGATAATAAAATGAGTGAGCCTACCTTAGAATCAATGAGTGACTATAATGGACTAAAGGGTGAAAAAAGAAGAGTTGTATGGGCTGTAATAATAGCTGGAGTTATACTCTCTATTGTTTATACTGTTGTTGCTACTATCTATGGTGATGTTGATGATAGTATAAAAACAGAAAATATTACAAAAAACATACCATTTAAGTAATAAAAAAATGATAAGATTAGAACTAAATTTTAACTACTAAAGGTCAAGTCTATGTTGATGACAATTACAGGTATATATACCTTATATCTACTCATTACTTTATATACAAGTGTAATGCAGATTGGGTTTATAAATCACTCAAAAACAAAAGAGGCAGTTTTACTTACTCCAGCAGAGTTTTTAAAAGCTGGTAACTATGGTGTTGCTAAAGAGAAGCTCTCTATCGTAAACGCATTTGTGGACTACTTGATATTTATTGCATGGATAGGTTTTGGGATTAAAGCATTACAAAACAATATCTTATTTGAGAATGACGTAATTTATAATATAGCAATCGTTATGGGATTTGTAGTGATTAACTCTCTTGTATCTCTACCGTTTGCATACTATGAAAAGTTTGTTTTAGATACTCAGTTTGGCTTTAACAAGTCCACAATGGGCCAGTGGATAAAAGATACACTTATATCTTTTGTGATGACATTAGTTTTTGGCTCAGTGGTTGTTTGGGGTGTTTATGAAATTATCTCCAATTTCACACTCTGGTGGTTATGGAGTTTTGTTTTTATATTTGCAGTAGTTATTCTTATAAATATGTTATATCCAGCGTTTAGAGCAATGTTTTTTGACAAATTAACACCACTTCAAGATGAAACTCTTGATGATGAGATAAAGACTCTTATGGATAAAACTGGTTTTGTAAGTTCAGGAGTCTTTGTAAGTGATGCTTCTAAGCGCGATGCAAGACTCAATGCATATTTTGGTGGGTTTGGTAAGGCAAAACGTGTTGTTCTTTTTGATACTTTGATAGAAAAACTGACAACTAAAGAATTACTTGCTGTTTTAGGACATGAACTTGGACACTTTGCTCATGGAGATATATATAAAAATATAGCACTTGTTGGTAGTATGCTCTTAGCAATGTTTGCTATATTTGGCAATCTACCAGATACTCTTTATCTTGAGTTAGGTTTGAGTAGCGAGCCATATGTACTTATGATACTGCTTATGCTTTTTATACCGGTTTTAGGTTTTATAATGATGCCAATAATGGGAATAGTAAGTAGACATAATGAGTATGCCGCAGATAGAATGGGAAGTGAACTTGGAGGAGAAGCAGGTGCAATAGAACTTGCAAATGCTCTTAAAAAACTAGTGACTGAGAATAAAAGTTATCCTTTATCTCATCCAGTGTATATATTTTTTCACTATACACATCCACCAGTATTAGAGCGTTTAAGAGAGTTAGGTGTAGATATTTAACTAACTTTTATTCTGTTGGAGTGCTTTAAGTTGGCGCATTGACTCTAAAGTAGATCTACTTTTGTTTACAGAAGATCTTCTATTTTCAAGGTTTTGAGCATAAATAGTATTTTTTAGTTCAGCTATTTTTAGAGAAGCTGATATATATTCTCTATCAGTTGCATATGCTGAAGCTGAAAAAACAGTAAGAGTAAGTAATATTAATATATTTTTGTTCATTTTGATTCCTTATTGAGGGAATTATATATAAATATCTACTAATTATCTATTATTATTTAACAGGCATGATTTATTCTAAGGTTTTTTTAAGATATTGATGATTTGAAAGTATAGATAGCATATAGATATTTTGTTATAATTTTAAAAAAGTTGTATATATTGAAAAATCCGATAGTCAAAAATATATTAAAAGATATTACCCTCCAATTAACAGAATTTATTCCTAGAGCATCTCGTGAAGCACAACTTTTATTAATGTATTTTTTAGAAGTTGATGAGCTTTGGTTGATAACAAATCAAAATACTCAAGTAAAAAACATAGATAAACTGATAGGGTGGGTTAAACGCCGTACTGAAAATGAGCCTCTAGAGTATATTACAAATCGTGTGAGTTTTTATAGTGAAGAATTTTTTATAAAAGAGGGTGCTTTAATTCCTCGTCCTGAAACAGAGTTACTCCTAGAAGATGTTTTTAAAAATCTTCCAAATAAAGATGAAAAGATAAGCTTCGTTGAAGTCGGAGTTGGAAGCGGGATAATATCTATAATACTTGCAAAGCATTATAAAAATG encodes the following:
- a CDS encoding ATP-dependent helicase, which codes for MPLSRLNEEQYAAATSSFAENLIIASAGTGKTSTIVGRIGHLVNNGVKPNEILLLTFTNKAAAEMVARVAEYFGKDVASKIDAGTFHAVSYRWLKKHDKKVVLKQQRELKTLFRSVFEKRSFERIDADVTPYGGNHLYDLYSFYQNTELNNNFEDWVKEKYEDHEGFALIYADVVDEFESLKKEYGFVNFNDLLLHFREMCQTNDLGYKEVLVDEYQDTNALQGTLIDAMNPPSLFCVGDYDQSIYAFNGADISIIGSYTKKFPNAKVHTLTKNYRSSRPILSLATKVIEHNERIYPKQLEVTRVDSAQAPKLLTYDELFDQYHAMAAQIRDSQTPREEIAVIFRNNSSADGIEVGLRELDIPCKRKGGTSFFDSREIKAILDLYTLLVNESDMMAFIHLFEFARGIGSAMAKELYLAFKALGQGSMFYGLYAPDESLKNPFEKRKLNHQLGLFDDFIELGAVGKYAKLGFEDKFMRNPILKHPRLTKDSATFVHNFYLLFRDLKGVKKPLDVVKKISNSELYKYISEVLATKRATLKDGSIDEKQKAESLTRIERKKLLLQELCKPYSEHERFLNAMILGSSDLTQGEGVNLLSVHASKGLEYKEVYVVDLMDGRFPNRKLMQRGGSLDEERRLFYVAVTRAKDILYLSYAKYDKIKKQNFLPSQFLYEAGLVPKDEAYEAMVMKDADKDED
- a CDS encoding SLC13 family permease codes for the protein MSEYKDQFLKIGVGIIFGLIAYMLASLIFNTTQAMLLGLITLLVVLWTNEALPLGVVSLLPIVLFPMFDIIDTKATAINYANPIIYLFLGGFMLAIGVEKTKLHIYIADKMLDIFPSTPRGMIFSFALTAGLLSSILSNTTTTLLLISIALFITEDVKLKMRFALAVAYGASIGGILTPIGTAPNMILLGIMQEHNLETIAFFQWIWMTLPLVLIMLTSVTFLLSLGLEKKQIPREQSSHTLDKKQKKVLFLLASLGILLLINAQIKPYWSGLGLNESGILLSFGLLLFMPPFNILEWKSDNIKIPYEIIFLFGAGFSIAIAFETIGLADEVASYLLSITHLPPIILLFSVAFLITFTTEITSNTALTSIMLPVIYSVAQQAGINMTLFMMVAAICASYAFMLPIATPPNAIAMSSGVVHVKDMIRYGVVLNLLGIFFIVMIGEYFWRIVL
- a CDS encoding M48 family metallopeptidase codes for the protein MLMTITGIYTLYLLITLYTSVMQIGFINHSKTKEAVLLTPAEFLKAGNYGVAKEKLSIVNAFVDYLIFIAWIGFGIKALQNNILFENDVIYNIAIVMGFVVINSLVSLPFAYYEKFVLDTQFGFNKSTMGQWIKDTLISFVMTLVFGSVVVWGVYEIISNFTLWWLWSFVFIFAVVILINMLYPAFRAMFFDKLTPLQDETLDDEIKTLMDKTGFVSSGVFVSDASKRDARLNAYFGGFGKAKRVVLFDTLIEKLTTKELLAVLGHELGHFAHGDIYKNIALVGSMLLAMFAIFGNLPDTLYLELGLSSEPYVLMILLMLFIPVLGFIMMPIMGIVSRHNEYAADRMGSELGGEAGAIELANALKKLVTENKSYPLSHPVYIFFHYTHPPVLERLRELGVDI
- a CDS encoding cation transporter, translated to MVNRRVMVISVTGVAFVLSVLLAFAYTNATKAEEKVVVKESKILKKAINMQGMTCDGCEELITSVGSKIPGVTNISASSPKQLTIVEYNNSITDIDTIMTAIAKTGYKTLSAEDFNENHLPKVKEEIKKETKEIPSTVGEMKCGAGKCGSSME
- a CDS encoding protein kinase, producing MQTLKQLQSGELKGIKELKVSEELTTFPQEIFDLADTLEILDLSHNKLKSIPKNISRLKKLKIAFFSFNDFTHVPAEFKECENLYMLGLKSNKIEKFDEDILPTTISWLILTDNRLTSLPNSIGKLTKLQKFPLAGNRLTALPESMQACTNLELMRLSANNFGELPSWLFKLPKLSWLAFSGNPCSVSHELQSKEIALEDIQVKELLGEGASGEIYKAYSKELGNEVALKLFKGAVTSDGYAKDEMNAYLHVKEHPNLIKVLAKIKDEEKLGVVLEYISSDYVNLGNPPNFDTCSRDTYEDGTLFDIETIRSVVSSIASVAKHMHEHNLMHGDLYAHNILLNANNSCYLGDFGAASFYENKNNMHEKLEVRAFGCLLEELLLRSSSKECSSFKMLDDLKDKCMSEDVDSRPLFKEMQIYEEYIL
- a CDS encoding c-type cytochrome codes for the protein MKNILLTTLLLGSTLFATDGYEVFKNKCQSCHAEMMTSEYALAHINTLVAPPMVEVSNRLKENIQTTDEEEDVNRYLFILFVKDYIINPNLDNSMCNSGAIEKFGTMPSLKGKINEDEKQAVAEWLYDRYENVKF
- a CDS encoding GGDEF domain-containing protein → MNKIDLYNELLLSGIKIKAYSPLARKLILINMLLYISAVLLCFFTIYNVFIASNLYLGVVDGVALVGIIYAYFDIRISKTLKRASIVATVNMFVFMSMLVYIFQGKDFTLIWTVFLPLFAIFINGSRAGLIISTLFYMIIFTLAYTGLGEWQDGMWNKESFSRLIAASIGLTLITYFFEKSLENAYEALSENRNIEQQYMHKLEITAVTDPLTKLFNRRHLLEHFDIKFNHAKENRTYFVMFILDLDHFKEYNDTYGHIAGDEALKAIAQVLQNGMRREADSTFRLGGEEFCGLFITNEMSKVNTTIENIRESIELLNIEHEEAKENTLTASFGVCVINEYKTKSFDKMYKIADDALYKAKECGRNCVIGADVISTL
- a CDS encoding Dabb family protein gives rise to the protein MIVHIVMFKFQKEDMALNIAKVKHKLEKLEQLIPELKSIEVGVNFDESDRAFDLSLYSTFETQEDLEIYAGHEEHLKVVELIKSVTLESKVVDYVLDYASE